In the genome of Rhodococcus sp. SBT000017, one region contains:
- a CDS encoding Mu transposase domain-containing protein, which produces MLTWEEDMEISALHKRGMSISDIARHTGRNRRTVRNYINGTTTPGVRRKSTTDPFEDFIDYIRYRFTEDPHLWAVALFDELLALGFALSYPTMTRKIRQQKLRPICLACRTATDRANAIIDHPPGEETQWDYVDLPNPPTEWGWGRTAHLWVGSLAHSGKWRAVLTPSMDQPHLVDNLDRVVRALGGTTRVWRFDRMATVCHPESGAVTASFAGVAKYYGVSVAICPPRRGNRKGVVEKANHTAAQRWWRSLPDMSVEQAQAHLDNFCAAISDSRTRHTPDGTSTVADLAAAEPLQEPPATAYPVILGDSRTASRQALVSYRGNQYSVPPELASAQVTVTRPVGGSHLDIVTASGITVARHAVAADGLGMIVRDSGHVVALERAAMATANTGKPHRRKERIPPGPDALRAAEVLRGSSFHSTNYSTGAAETDSAAASSDVIDLSAYERAARGRNTLA; this is translated from the coding sequence ATGCTTACATGGGAAGAGGACATGGAGATATCCGCACTGCACAAACGAGGCATGTCGATCTCGGACATCGCCCGCCATACCGGCCGCAACCGCCGCACCGTCCGCAACTACATCAACGGAACCACCACCCCAGGTGTGCGACGAAAGTCCACGACGGACCCGTTCGAGGACTTCATCGACTACATCCGCTACCGATTCACCGAGGACCCGCACCTGTGGGCGGTCGCCCTGTTCGACGAACTGTTGGCCCTGGGCTTCGCACTGTCCTATCCGACGATGACCCGCAAGATCCGGCAGCAGAAACTACGCCCGATCTGCCTGGCCTGCAGGACCGCAACCGACCGAGCCAACGCCATCATCGACCACCCACCGGGCGAAGAAACCCAATGGGACTACGTCGATCTACCGAACCCGCCGACTGAATGGGGTTGGGGCAGAACAGCACACCTGTGGGTCGGCTCCCTCGCACACTCGGGGAAATGGCGGGCGGTACTGACCCCGTCGATGGATCAACCACATCTGGTCGACAATCTCGACCGCGTTGTCCGCGCTCTCGGCGGCACCACCCGAGTCTGGCGTTTCGACCGGATGGCCACTGTCTGCCACCCCGAGTCCGGTGCGGTGACCGCCAGCTTCGCCGGCGTCGCGAAGTACTACGGGGTCTCGGTCGCGATCTGCCCACCGCGGAGAGGGAACCGCAAAGGTGTCGTCGAGAAAGCGAATCACACTGCAGCACAACGCTGGTGGCGGTCGTTACCGGACATGAGCGTCGAGCAGGCCCAAGCGCATCTCGACAACTTCTGTGCCGCCATCTCCGACAGTCGCACCCGCCACACCCCGGACGGAACCAGCACTGTCGCCGACCTCGCAGCGGCCGAACCCCTGCAGGAACCGCCGGCGACGGCGTATCCGGTGATTCTCGGCGACAGTCGGACGGCGTCGCGGCAAGCGTTGGTGTCCTACCGCGGCAACCAGTACTCCGTCCCGCCGGAGTTGGCGTCCGCGCAGGTCACCGTCACCCGCCCCGTCGGCGGTAGTCATCTCGACATCGTCACCGCCTCCGGCATCACTGTCGCCAGGCATGCGGTCGCCGCCGACGGTCTCGGCATGATCGTCCGCGACAGCGGTCATGTCGTCGCACTCGAACGGGCCGCGATGGCGACCGCGAACACCGGCAAACCGCACCGCCGCAAAGAACGGATACCACCCGGGCCTGATGCGCTCAGGGCGGCAGAAGTATTGCGTGGCAGCAGTTTCCATAGTACGAACTACTCGACAGGAGCAGCTGAAACCGATTCCGCGGCAGCATCATCGGATGTCATCGACCTCTCGGCCTACGAGCGGGCTGCACGGGGAAGGAACACTCTCGCATGA
- the istB gene encoding IS21-like element helper ATPase IstB — protein sequence MSETPKGGAAADRLPAPNTAEAASLYQRLRGHLGVLKLADAAEALPAVLDQAAAEELSMTAALERLLSIEVAATEARRLAGRLRFACLPTPASLEDFDFDNAAGVDKKLIDELATCRYLETATNVLLIGPPGVGKTHLSVGLARAAAHAGYRTYFTTAADLAARCHRAAIEGRWATTMRFYAGPTLLVIDELGYLPLPGEAASALFQVVSQRYMKTSIVITSNRGVGSWGTVLGDDTVAAAMLDRLLHRSVVLDMSGDSYRLRDHNARSEKLRKAVTGTRQPLQ from the coding sequence ATGAGTGAAACACCGAAAGGAGGTGCCGCTGCCGATCGACTTCCCGCACCGAACACCGCGGAAGCAGCGAGCCTTTACCAACGTTTGCGTGGCCATCTCGGGGTCCTCAAACTCGCCGACGCCGCCGAAGCACTGCCGGCGGTCCTCGACCAGGCCGCGGCGGAGGAGCTGTCGATGACGGCGGCGCTGGAGCGGTTGCTCTCGATCGAGGTTGCTGCCACCGAAGCGCGGCGGTTGGCAGGCAGGTTGCGGTTCGCGTGCCTGCCGACCCCGGCATCGCTCGAGGACTTCGATTTCGACAACGCCGCCGGGGTCGACAAGAAGCTGATCGACGAGCTCGCGACCTGCAGATATTTGGAGACCGCTACCAATGTGCTGCTCATCGGCCCGCCGGGGGTCGGGAAGACGCATCTGTCGGTCGGGTTGGCGCGGGCTGCTGCGCATGCCGGGTATCGGACGTATTTCACCACCGCCGCCGATCTCGCCGCTCGATGTCACCGGGCTGCGATCGAAGGCAGATGGGCGACGACGATGCGGTTCTACGCCGGGCCGACACTGTTGGTGATCGACGAACTCGGGTATCTTCCGTTGCCGGGAGAGGCGGCTTCGGCGTTGTTTCAGGTTGTCTCGCAACGGTATATGAAGACATCGATCGTGATCACCAGCAATCGTGGTGTCGGATCGTGGGGAACGGTTCTCGGTGACGACACCGTCGCAGCAGCCATGCTCGACCGTCTCCTGCATCGATCGGTAGTCCTCGATATGTCCGGTGATTCCTACCGGCTCCGCGATCACAACGCACGATCGGAGAAGCTCCGCAAAGCCGTCACCGGGACCCGTCAACCGCTACAGTGA